From Ananas comosus cultivar F153 unplaced genomic scaffold, ASM154086v1, whole genome shotgun sequence, one genomic window encodes:
- the LOC109704144 gene encoding protein TWIN LOV 1-like isoform X3, whose protein sequence is MASSDDRSALAQSLTSGYSEWIAEALDELPECFLITDPAIPGHPIVFASRGFLAMERYAMDEVFGRNGRIFQVSAMERRSVMEIREAVREEWTVQISLLNYCRDGALHWILFHMCPVFEAAGSGRVVHFLAAQVPVPPRSRARSRSRWCGGATGMMLRACRNELQMDEDLGCSRAEESFVDEGLGCSHAEESFVEMRSGGIVSIS, encoded by the exons ATGGCGAGCTCTGACGATCGATCGGCGCTCGCCCAATCCCTCACCTCGGGCTACTCAGAGTGGATCGCCGAGGCCCTCGACGAGCTCCCGGAGTGCTTCCTGATCACCGATCCCGCGATCCCCGGCCACCCCATCGTCTTCGCGAGCCGAGGGTTCCTCGCCATGGAGCGGTACGCCATGGACGAGGTCTTCGGCCGCAACGGTCGCATCTTCCAGGTCTCCGCCATGGAGCGACGATCCGTGATGGAGATCCGCGAGGCGGTGCGGGAGGAGTGGACGGTCCAGATCAGCCTCCTCAACTACTGCAGGGACGGGGCCCTGCATTGGATCCTGTTCCACATGTGCCCTGTGTTCGAGGCGGCGGGGAGCGGGCGCGTGGTCCACTTTTTGGCGGCCCAGGTGCCGGTCCCTCCGCGGTCTAGGGCGAGGTCGAGGTCGAGGTGGTGTGGGGGAGCGACGGGGATGATGTTGAGAGCGTGTCGGAATGAGCTGCAAATGGATGAGGATCTCGGGTGTAGTCGTGCAGAGGAGTCGTTTGTCGATGAGGGTCTGGGGTGTAGTCATGCAGAGGAGTCGTTTGTCGAAATGCGTAGCGGAG GAATTGTGTCAATTTCCTGA
- the LOC109704144 gene encoding protein TWIN LOV 1-like isoform X1 has translation MASSDDRSALAQSLTSGYSEWIAEALDELPECFLITDPAIPGHPIVFASRGFLAMERYAMDEVFGRNGRIFQVSAMERRSVMEIREAVREEWTVQISLLNYCRDGALHWILFHMCPVFEAAGSGRVVHFLAAQVPVPPRSRARSRSRWCGGATGMMLRACRNELQMDEDLGCSRAEESFVDEGLGCSHAEESFVEMRSGGVEAEEPPVATNCEKEKAVNAANSIVSTLNRYSKITGRVVCGKRCCPVGVPLLSSSLIISLGRIKQNFVLLHCLPSMIPFWMPIR, from the exons ATGGCGAGCTCTGACGATCGATCGGCGCTCGCCCAATCCCTCACCTCGGGCTACTCAGAGTGGATCGCCGAGGCCCTCGACGAGCTCCCGGAGTGCTTCCTGATCACCGATCCCGCGATCCCCGGCCACCCCATCGTCTTCGCGAGCCGAGGGTTCCTCGCCATGGAGCGGTACGCCATGGACGAGGTCTTCGGCCGCAACGGTCGCATCTTCCAGGTCTCCGCCATGGAGCGACGATCCGTGATGGAGATCCGCGAGGCGGTGCGGGAGGAGTGGACGGTCCAGATCAGCCTCCTCAACTACTGCAGGGACGGGGCCCTGCATTGGATCCTGTTCCACATGTGCCCTGTGTTCGAGGCGGCGGGGAGCGGGCGCGTGGTCCACTTTTTGGCGGCCCAGGTGCCGGTCCCTCCGCGGTCTAGGGCGAGGTCGAGGTCGAGGTGGTGTGGGGGAGCGACGGGGATGATGTTGAGAGCGTGTCGGAATGAGCTGCAAATGGATGAGGATCTCGGGTGTAGTCGTGCAGAGGAGTCGTTTGTCGATGAGGGTCTGGGGTGTAGTCATGCAGAGGAGTCGTTTGTCGAAATGCGTAGCGGAG GGGTGGAGGCTGAAGAGCCACCGGTAGCCACTAATTGTGAGAaagagaaagcggtgaatgccGCGAATAGCATCGTATCCACATTGAATCGTTATAGCAAGATTACCGGTCGGGTGGTCTGCGGGAAGAGATGCTGTCCTGTTGGCGTTCCATTGCTCAGTTCGTCCTTAATTATCTCTCTCGGTAGAATCAAACAAAACTTTGTATT ACTTCATTGCTTGCCCTCGATGATTCCATTTTGGATGCCGATCAGGTAG
- the LOC109704144 gene encoding protein TWIN LOV 1-like isoform X2 — MASSDDRSALAQSLTSGYSEWIAEALDELPECFLITDPAIPGHPIVFASRGFLAMERYAMDEVFGRNGRIFQVSAMERRSVMEIREAVREEWTVQISLLNYCRDGALHWILFHMCPVFEAAGSGRVVHFLAAQVPVPPRSRARSRSRWCGGATGMMLRACRNELQMDEDLGCSRAEESFVDEGLGCSHAEESFVEMRSGGVEAEEPPVATNCEKEKAVNAANSIVSTLNRYSKITGRVVCGKRCCPVGVPLLNFIACPR; from the exons ATGGCGAGCTCTGACGATCGATCGGCGCTCGCCCAATCCCTCACCTCGGGCTACTCAGAGTGGATCGCCGAGGCCCTCGACGAGCTCCCGGAGTGCTTCCTGATCACCGATCCCGCGATCCCCGGCCACCCCATCGTCTTCGCGAGCCGAGGGTTCCTCGCCATGGAGCGGTACGCCATGGACGAGGTCTTCGGCCGCAACGGTCGCATCTTCCAGGTCTCCGCCATGGAGCGACGATCCGTGATGGAGATCCGCGAGGCGGTGCGGGAGGAGTGGACGGTCCAGATCAGCCTCCTCAACTACTGCAGGGACGGGGCCCTGCATTGGATCCTGTTCCACATGTGCCCTGTGTTCGAGGCGGCGGGGAGCGGGCGCGTGGTCCACTTTTTGGCGGCCCAGGTGCCGGTCCCTCCGCGGTCTAGGGCGAGGTCGAGGTCGAGGTGGTGTGGGGGAGCGACGGGGATGATGTTGAGAGCGTGTCGGAATGAGCTGCAAATGGATGAGGATCTCGGGTGTAGTCGTGCAGAGGAGTCGTTTGTCGATGAGGGTCTGGGGTGTAGTCATGCAGAGGAGTCGTTTGTCGAAATGCGTAGCGGAG GGGTGGAGGCTGAAGAGCCACCGGTAGCCACTAATTGTGAGAaagagaaagcggtgaatgccGCGAATAGCATCGTATCCACATTGAATCGTTATAGCAAGATTACCGGTCGGGTGGTCTGCGGGAAGAGATGCTGTCCTGTTGGCGTTCCATTGCTCA ACTTCATTGCTTGCCCTCGATGA